Part of the Palaemon carinicauda isolate YSFRI2023 unplaced genomic scaffold, ASM3689809v2 scaffold714, whole genome shotgun sequence genome, tatataatatatttatatttatattatatttatatatatatatatatatttatatttatatttatatatatatatttatatttatatagatatataaataaatatataaataaataaataaatatataaatatataaataaatatataaatatataaatatataaataaatagttaaatatataaatatataaatatatataaatatatataaatatataaataaatatacataaatatatataaatatataaataaatatattataaatatattaataaatatatatatatatatatatatatatatatatatatatatatatatatatatatatatatatatatatttatacatatatatatataaataaatttatataaatatatatatatacatatatttatacatatatatatatatatatatatatatatatatattatatttatatatatatatatatatatataaatatatatatatatatatatatatatatatatatatatatatatatatatatatatatatattatatatatatatatatatattatatatatatatatatttatatatatatatatatatatatatatatatatatatatatatatatatatttatatatatatatatatatatatatatatatatatatttatatatatatatatatatatatatatatatatatatatatatatatatatatatatatatatatatatatatatatatatatatatatatatatatatatatatatttatatatatatatatatatatatatatatatatatattatatatatatttatatatatatatatatatatatatatatatatatttatatatttatatatatatatatatatatatatatatatatatatatatatatatatatatatatatttatatatatatatatatatatatatatatatatatttatatatatatatatatatatatatatatatatatatttatatatacatatatatatatatatatatatatatatatatatatatatttatatatacatatatatatatatatatatataatatatatatatatatatatatatatttatatatatatatatatatatatattttatatattatatatatatatataatatatatatatatatatatatatatatatttatatatatatatatatttatatatatatatatatatatatatatatatatatatatttatatatatatatatatatatatatatatatatatatatatatatttatataatatatatatatatatatatatatatatatatatatatatatatatatatatatatatatatatatatatatatatatatatatatatatatatatatatatatttatatatatatatatatatatatatatatatatatatatatatatatatatatatatatatatattatatatatatatatatatttatatatatttatatatataatatatatatatatatatatatatatatatatatatatatatatttatatatacatatatttatatatatatatatatacatatatttatatatatatatatatatatatatatatatatatatatatatatatatatatatatatatatatatatatatatatatatatatatatatatatatatatatatatagcctggcgGGGAGGCGTTGTGGGGTCTTTTTTTATCAATGGGAATCCCCGCCCACGTGCGTGTTCGAGACGTAATTAATGGCGGGGGAGCGTAATGAGAGAGGCCTCGGATTGGATGGTTTAGAACCCCTTTCcccttcttttcttccttcataaCTATTGGTCATaagacaatattttattttccattaatatAAATTATGAGGTTTTAATAAACAACCAAATAGTATATAATCaagctttattttcaaataaataccaatttaatgtaaataaagtattctacaataataataatgataataataataataataataattaataataataataataataataataataataatgatgataataataataataataataataataataataataataataataataataataataattagtattaataataataataataataataataataataataatttagtattaataataataataattagtattaataataatattaaaaaaatatagtcATATCAATTCTTTACCAGTATCTTGTATTACAATATTATGTTCCTTCCATGGTCAAACCGTTGGAAAATAGATATCAGGCAGATCTATTGCGAGCTTTTGATAAAGGTTGAGAAATAGGACTAAATCCCGATTCGGCAAGATAAGATGTTGGAAAAGCGATAACATAGATCTGTGCTGTCTATCCCAGAGCAAATGGTACTTTGTAGCAACATTTGTCTTCCATACATTGTACTTTCCATCGTTGAATTTTGCACGCATAATTTCATCACTTTGTAATTCGATAAGAGGCTCTTGCAAAGATATGTCTATATCGGCAACATTAACTTCGAAAGGAATTGAAACCCAAGTCGGTATAACCATGACGAGTAGGTCACTAAACCGATTTTGCATATCTTTATgcatattttccatatattcaacATATAATGCAAGATCGTCATCTTGCAAATCATTGCTAACAGAGGCCAAACAAGGAAACTGTTCAAATGCACGACGCctgaaattatttttatacaaCTGTAGTTTCCTCAGAAAAGCAACAATGGCACTTCTACTAGATATCAGATAGAAATCTTTTCCTTGGAGCTTTTTATGAAGATAattcaatttttcaaatatatctgatCAGAAAAACACATCATAATTATTTGCAAGCAGCTGTTCAAGTTGTGTATTAGCAAGAAAGGAAACAATAGAATCCCAAAGTGCAATGAAACGCTGAAGACAATTTCCCTTTGATAGCCATCTCACAAACCTTTCAAACTCTTCTCCATTTTGCTTACATAATTCATGAAAAAGGCGGTCTCTGAGAGAATTTCATTTTATATGGTTAACTACTTGTATTACGACAGGAAGGGCATGATGCAGACGTGCACTCAATTTCTTTGCAACTAAGTGTTGACGGTGTATCACCCAGTGAATACAAAATACTTCTGGGACAGCTTTCTTTAAATGTGCAATAAAACCTTTGTATCTGCCTGTCAtcgaaggtgcaccatcagtagcACAAGCGATTATATTTTTGAGTGGAATATTGTTTTGCTGGAAATAAGTAACAAAATTGTTTCACCTTTTGTGTCTTTCACAAGACTTGTAGCAAAAAGCATCTCCTCTTTGTGTCCTTCATCACTGTTAAATCTTACATATGCTAATAAAATGGCCTCATTATCTCTTaaagttgattcatcaagttgaaggGAAAACTGTTTCACTTGCAAAtgggatatcattttttttttctaaatcctctGTCATTTCATCAATGCGTCGTGACACATTTTATTTCATAACAGACGAAATTATAACTGACACTGCAGGTAGAATTACTGTTTCACCAACAttattttgctattattttttctaatttcatatGATGCCAGTAAACCATAAGTTTTACTCACTTTGTTATTAAACACTTGAGACACTGTTTTTCTAGTTTGGAAATCATCACGTAAGTTTTTTTCAAGTATTCTACTGGGTGATCTTTCTTTCCTGTGTGCTTCTTTTGTAGATGGATTCTTTGTTTACAAGGTTTCATACTATCATTTGAAAGTACATCCATATATATGAGGCACATTGGTTTCGTTTCATTATGTGGTGCTTGAATAAATCCGTAAGACAAATTTTCAACGGAATACTGTCGGCACTTCTTTTTATTTGGAGTAGCCATGGGATGtctgcaagaaaagaaaaaaatataaacatatatatatatatatatatatatatatatatatatatatatatatatatatatatatatatatatatatatatatatatatatatacagctggtaATACAATTATTGTAGTTCATaatatctgactatatatatatattgctattcatttatatatattttttgacaaaTCTCGTAAATAGAAATGTTGGTGCGTGAGGTCTatcacactatagcgtgagatctacctccgtTAGTACTATAggtaaaacacatttcatacatttgtttaagcaataaacacttaatttaaacatatcttttgAATGACTTAATtgaataattggatttctaattacattaaaaaaaggaataaaggtaaacataacatgttatcatatatctccatacatttattctaacgATACACTCTtagtacatcaaacaggttatcatatattaacatacatttattctagcgatacacacatcgtacatcttctaagaatgacacaaata contains:
- the LOC137637409 gene encoding general transcription factor II-I repeat domain-containing protein 2-like, producing MISHLQVKQFSLQLDESTLRDNEAILLAYVRFNSDEGHKEEMLFATSLVKDTKETAFFMNYVSKMEKSLKDIFEKLNYLHKKLQGKDFYLISSRSAIVAFLRKLQLYKNNFRRRAFEQFPCLASVSNDLQDDDLALYVEYMENMHKDMQNRFSDLLVMVIPTWVSIPFEVNVADIDISLQEPLIELQSDEIMRAKFNDGKYN